In Necator americanus strain Aroian chromosome IV, whole genome shotgun sequence, the following proteins share a genomic window:
- a CDS encoding hypothetical protein (NECATOR_CHRIV.G14268.T1), which produces MVVFHSVGMPIETCLQRSFLLEASEPANAIVALPWRRHFWRMSARTCSCKIKVNEEYPAIYYIPFAMKIREWSTTAIMGKDKELKLQDF; this is translated from the exons ATGGTGGTTTTCCACAGCGTGGGCATGCCGATAGAGACTTGCCTTCAAAGATCGTTTCTACTCGAAGCCAGTGAACCAGCG AATGCTATCGTCGCTCTTCCGTGGCGACGTCATTTCTGGAGGATGAGCGCTCGAACATGCTCTTGCAAAATTAAAGTTAATGAAGAGTACCCAGCTATATATTATATACCTTTTGCGATGAAGATTCGAGAATGGTCCACAACTGCTATCATGGGTAAAGATAAAGAATTGAAACTTCAGGATTTTTAG
- a CDS encoding hypothetical protein (NECATOR_CHRIV.G14269.T1), protein MRLCTIAGSQRTQTLSRKFSDAYADREDYNKDAFCDEPNTLIPKIPSQKTIIVGVDGIAKTGLEQQFDALGKWFFPMEQTWNNGNLFKDSREQRVHIIASTFKRNRRRHQLTWHGTTPLMPEEQRKRKPTLKL, encoded by the coding sequence ATGCGCCTTTGCACAATTGCAGGATCGCAAAGGACTCAAACTCTGAGTCGTAAATTTTCAGACGCCTACGCAGACCGCGAGGACTACAACAAGGACGCGTTCTGTGATGAACCCAATACGTTGATACCCAAGATACCAAGCCAGAAAACGATAATTGTCGGAGTTGATGGGATTGCAAAAACgggactcgaacaacaattCGATGCgcttggaaaatggttctTTCCCATGGAACAGACATGGAACAACGGAAATCTTTTCAAAGACTCTCGTGAGCAAAGAGTCCACATTATTGCATCCACGTTCAAGAGGAATcgtcgacgccatcagcttacgtggcatGGGACAACCCCATTAATGccagaagagcagcgaaagcggaagccgactcttaagctttag